The following coding sequences are from one Desulfosporosinus orientis DSM 765 window:
- a CDS encoding SDR family NAD(P)-dependent oxidoreductase — protein MLKDKTALITGGGTGIGRAIALVLAKSGVNIALNYSRSEEEALKTCQEVKDLGVQSKIYKANVAVDAEVKAMVSQVTSDFGALDILVNNAGMTHFVDHSDLEGMKDEYWDEIFGVNVKGMFFCCRAAAEELKKNRGCIINISSIAGLTGLGSSIAYAASKAAATSVTKSLARVLAPEVRVNAVAPGIVQTRWVEGKEAHISKLAEGTPLGRVAEPKDIAEVVYSLIANAGFVTGQTIVVDGGNFI, from the coding sequence ATGTTGAAGGACAAAACAGCGCTGATTACTGGAGGGGGGACTGGAATTGGCAGAGCCATCGCTTTGGTACTGGCTAAGTCAGGAGTCAATATCGCTCTAAACTACTCCCGTTCAGAAGAAGAGGCACTAAAAACATGCCAAGAGGTTAAAGACTTAGGTGTACAAAGCAAAATCTATAAAGCCAATGTAGCCGTTGATGCTGAGGTTAAAGCAATGGTAAGTCAAGTAACCTCTGATTTTGGAGCCTTAGATATTCTGGTTAACAATGCCGGAATGACTCATTTCGTCGATCACTCAGACTTAGAAGGGATGAAAGACGAGTATTGGGATGAAATATTCGGAGTCAATGTCAAGGGGATGTTCTTTTGTTGCCGGGCTGCAGCAGAAGAGCTTAAGAAAAACAGGGGCTGCATTATCAATATTAGCTCTATTGCCGGACTGACCGGATTAGGAAGTTCCATCGCCTATGCGGCTTCAAAAGCGGCGGCTACCAGTGTAACAAAATCACTGGCCCGGGTTTTAGCCCCTGAGGTAAGAGTCAATGCAGTAGCTCCAGGGATTGTGCAAACCCGCTGGGTTGAGGGGAAAGAAGCTCATATTAGCAAATTGGCTGAGGGCACACCCTTGGGCCGGGTTGCCGAACCTAAGGATATTGCTGAAGTGGTTTATTCACTGATAGCCAATGCCGGGTTTGTGACTGGACAGACCATTGTGGTCGATGGAGGAAACTTCATCTAA
- a CDS encoding N-acyl-D-amino-acid deacylase family protein, with product MFDLVITGGTVIDGTGTAPYRGDIGIKDGRIAEIAQNLSSREAALVIDAPHKIIAPGFIDVHSHCDLVSFMSGPIRESRIRQGVTTEVIGQCGLGSAPHLKEMTDWRTYLAPILGQGPQTWDWPEFGMFLEELEQREKPNNMAALIGHGAVRAQVLGLNNIQPSAEQITAMSRIVENSMAQGALGISYGLAYLPGMFAPKEELTALSSVVADYNGIMMIHIRSHSRQVRESMAEALAVAKESGVKLQISHMRSYANRDFGISAEELMTMVDKTRDQGVNVTFDEHPYRAGSTLLSQILPPWAKEGGSSDILHRLKDPQLRAKIKADLREQGPDYPGWDNFVGMVGWSNIMISSVSQPENKWMEGKTAAQLVPDAGNNAEAFLSKVIDTLSELLISENCRCSMVMQNLFSEEDIIALLKHPLCQIGSDGIPTGKPHPRLFGTYPKFLGEYVRDKKTLTWSEGIKRITGDPALRLNLPDRGFLRTGYQADIVVFDPDKIKVQEDYTNPSLPPEGIDYTLINGQIALSKGEILRTNAGTLIRR from the coding sequence ATGTTTGATCTGGTGATAACAGGCGGTACTGTGATTGATGGAACGGGCACTGCCCCTTATCGTGGGGATATCGGGATTAAAGACGGACGGATTGCAGAAATTGCCCAAAATCTTTCTTCCCGAGAGGCTGCTCTAGTGATCGATGCCCCTCATAAAATTATCGCTCCTGGTTTCATTGATGTACACAGCCACTGTGACTTAGTCTCCTTTATGTCCGGTCCAATCCGCGAAAGCAGAATCAGACAGGGCGTAACCACGGAAGTCATCGGCCAATGTGGTTTGGGATCAGCTCCCCATCTCAAAGAAATGACAGACTGGCGAACCTATCTCGCCCCGATTTTAGGTCAAGGCCCCCAGACTTGGGATTGGCCGGAGTTCGGGATGTTTTTAGAAGAATTGGAGCAAAGGGAAAAACCTAATAATATGGCTGCCTTAATCGGACACGGTGCTGTGCGGGCCCAGGTTTTAGGGTTAAATAATATTCAGCCTTCCGCTGAGCAGATCACTGCCATGAGCAGAATTGTCGAAAACTCCATGGCCCAGGGTGCTCTGGGAATATCCTATGGCCTAGCCTATTTACCCGGAATGTTTGCCCCCAAAGAAGAACTTACAGCCCTAAGCTCCGTTGTTGCAGACTACAATGGCATCATGATGATTCATATACGCAGCCATTCCCGCCAGGTTCGGGAGAGCATGGCCGAAGCCTTAGCCGTCGCCAAGGAATCAGGAGTAAAGCTGCAAATATCTCATATGCGTTCTTATGCCAACCGGGATTTCGGCATTTCCGCCGAAGAATTGATGACTATGGTGGATAAGACCCGAGACCAAGGTGTTAATGTAACCTTTGACGAACATCCTTACCGGGCAGGGAGTACCCTGTTGTCACAGATCCTGCCACCCTGGGCTAAAGAAGGTGGCAGCAGCGATATCCTGCACAGGCTTAAAGACCCGCAGCTAAGAGCTAAGATCAAAGCTGATTTAAGGGAACAGGGACCGGATTATCCCGGCTGGGACAATTTTGTGGGCATGGTAGGCTGGTCCAACATTATGATTAGTTCCGTCAGCCAGCCAGAGAATAAGTGGATGGAAGGAAAAACGGCAGCTCAGTTAGTACCTGATGCCGGCAATAACGCTGAAGCCTTCCTGAGCAAGGTCATTGATACCCTCTCTGAGTTATTAATTAGTGAAAACTGCCGCTGTTCCATGGTTATGCAGAATCTTTTTTCAGAAGAAGATATTATTGCTTTACTCAAGCATCCCCTTTGTCAAATAGGTTCCGACGGTATACCTACAGGCAAGCCTCATCCCCGCTTGTTTGGCACCTATCCCAAATTTTTGGGAGAATATGTCCGGGATAAAAAAACTTTGACATGGTCCGAAGGAATTAAGCGAATTACCGGCGATCCGGCCCTGCGTTTGAATTTACCGGACCGAGGATTCCTGCGCACAGGTTACCAGGCAGACATCGTTGTATTCGATCCCGATAAAATCAAGGTCCAAGAAGACTACACCAATCCCTCCCTTCCCCCGGAAGGAATCGATTATACCTTAATTAATGGGCAAATAGCCCTCTCCAAAGGTGAAATTTTAAGAACCAACGCCGGAACCCTGATCCGACGCTAA
- a CDS encoding AI-2E family transporter has protein sequence MELKDFFESNLFKKLFSLLILLVIIIGMRPMMNLLLLTFMFSFILYGIQDYIFQKIAPLIPVNRTGITVIVFSLVASSIVFVLYKYIPVLTRQLMFIGVQLSNFDINNYEEVISPQIREAISTSIQSYVVEGGTYLIHSVTNIWTFSINIFIALILSLFLILEKDKTIKFLNQFEQSKVGFMYVYYKKLGKNFVNSFAKVMETQIVISFINAFLSAVFLSIMGFHQVIGLGFMIFILGLIPVAGVIISLIPLSVVAFKIGGIIKVIYVFVMIIILHSIGTFFLNPKLMSIKTELPIFFTFVVLLLAEHFMGVWGLLFGIPLFLFLLDILDVQEPDYN, from the coding sequence ATGGAATTGAAAGACTTCTTTGAAAGCAACCTCTTTAAGAAACTTTTTTCCTTATTGATTCTTTTGGTTATTATTATCGGCATGAGACCCATGATGAATCTGCTTCTTTTAACATTTATGTTCTCCTTTATCTTGTACGGAATTCAAGATTACATATTCCAAAAAATTGCCCCTTTAATACCCGTCAACAGAACAGGGATTACGGTTATTGTTTTTTCTTTAGTGGCCTCATCCATTGTATTTGTATTGTACAAATACATTCCTGTCCTGACAAGGCAGTTGATGTTTATCGGAGTTCAGCTTAGCAACTTTGACATTAATAATTATGAAGAAGTCATTAGTCCACAAATAAGGGAAGCAATTAGCACAAGTATTCAATCTTATGTTGTTGAAGGCGGAACCTATTTAATCCATTCTGTAACAAATATCTGGACCTTCAGCATCAATATTTTCATTGCCTTGATTTTGAGTTTGTTTCTTATTTTAGAGAAGGATAAGACCATCAAATTCTTAAATCAATTTGAACAAAGCAAAGTCGGTTTTATGTATGTCTACTATAAGAAATTAGGAAAGAACTTTGTCAATTCTTTTGCTAAGGTTATGGAAACCCAAATCGTTATATCCTTTATCAATGCTTTTTTATCAGCAGTCTTTTTAAGTATTATGGGTTTTCATCAAGTAATAGGTTTAGGCTTTATGATTTTTATACTGGGCTTAATACCTGTGGCAGGAGTCATTATTTCCCTGATCCCCTTATCCGTCGTAGCCTTTAAGATTGGTGGAATCATTAAAGTAATTTATGTATTTGTCATGATCATCATTTTGCACAGCATTGGAACCTTCTTTTTAAATCCGAAGCTAATGTCCATTAAAACCGAACTTCCTATCTTTTTTACCTTTGTAGTGTTACTATTGGCCGAACATTTTATGGGAGTATGGGGTTTATTATTTGGGATTCCGCTTTTTCTTTTCCTCCTGGATATCCTAGATGTCCAAGAACCGGACTATAACTGA
- a CDS encoding YhgE/Pip domain-containing protein, with the protein MDFHKILDVYRRDWKRIVTNPVALIIIGGLCLIPSLYAWINIKASWDIYENTGDIPVAVVNNDKAVSFHGKEINIGNDVVAGLQENNKIHWIFVSRKEADLGLIDSTYYAAIEIPEDFSQKFLTILSDNPQKPQIIYKADTKVNPVAGKIVGTAKNALVQEITANFLTTVNETLFSSLNTVGKDAEKNRDKILDLKDSIVKVNQGMTVITNSLAAIHTNSDNLSQLLDSVDTALPLIQSGLETVALNNSHRSQAIQSLKAATNESLTNINTNLNYIKASNDRIAGLFTDLNEAAAEGNKVKINTLFPKINAGLDAMDSAIEATKDYLQSCKELDVTGDIDRAVSDLTSLQTSILKVRQQLVTVQEHLAAVKTKTDQAYEALNLDSLQDSLNSLNDSLGKAIVRLQSLNLPELDPLISALQEMQAKLNNGLIPLLKTIADSQESVDEVLESLDQALTKSIQTLDKVNTQINTALDFLKVAKADNRKKQEILSDMIDSLAKMQPYLADEKVQFSNLQEQINKGNQISKSSADMINQDLQKISQQLTAAITDYNNGAKEALGDMADGLFASAAEATQMIQSAQDLSKQIAAMVHTAQSGVKLASGLSADLNTRLQEFKDIINLLSGKLQVVNNRDIAQIIALLQTNPALMGSLMADPFDLRTESINAIPNYGSSMAPIYTTLALWVGCLILNSILKPRVASFPGSETLTLRERHFGKMLLFISLAVIQGLIAALGDLYLLHIYTVNKGLFITFCLVSSLVFSIITFTLMSTLGNLGKALAIIYMILQLAGSGGTYPIQVDPLIFRILQPLFPFTYAVNGLREAVAGPLVSSVVLDFIQLFLFAVVFLLFGYFAIKPLHKYIHRFEEKFNESGIGE; encoded by the coding sequence ATGGATTTCCATAAAATCCTAGACGTATATCGCCGGGACTGGAAAAGGATTGTGACAAACCCTGTAGCACTGATCATCATCGGCGGCCTATGTTTAATTCCCTCCCTCTATGCCTGGATCAACATTAAAGCTTCTTGGGATATTTACGAGAACACAGGTGATATTCCGGTGGCAGTGGTCAACAATGACAAAGCCGTCAGCTTTCACGGGAAAGAAATCAACATCGGCAACGATGTGGTTGCAGGACTGCAGGAAAATAACAAGATCCACTGGATTTTTGTCAGCCGGAAAGAGGCTGACCTCGGGCTGATTGACAGCACCTACTATGCGGCCATTGAAATCCCGGAGGATTTTTCCCAAAAATTTTTAACGATTTTGTCGGACAACCCTCAAAAGCCGCAGATCATCTATAAAGCCGACACCAAAGTGAATCCGGTAGCCGGCAAAATCGTCGGCACTGCTAAAAATGCTCTGGTTCAGGAAATCACCGCCAACTTTCTTACGACAGTGAACGAAACCCTCTTTTCCTCCCTGAATACCGTGGGCAAAGACGCAGAAAAAAACCGGGACAAGATCTTAGATCTCAAGGATTCCATCGTCAAAGTTAACCAAGGTATGACAGTCATTACCAATTCCTTGGCAGCTATACATACAAATTCCGATAATTTGAGCCAGCTTCTTGACAGTGTAGACACTGCCCTGCCCCTGATTCAAAGCGGACTGGAGACTGTTGCACTAAACAACAGCCATCGCTCCCAAGCCATCCAATCCCTCAAAGCAGCCACTAATGAGTCCCTAACGAACATCAATACCAACCTGAACTATATCAAGGCATCCAACGACCGGATTGCAGGCTTGTTCACAGACCTGAACGAAGCCGCGGCAGAAGGAAATAAGGTGAAGATCAACACCCTCTTTCCCAAAATCAACGCCGGCCTAGATGCCATGGACAGTGCCATTGAGGCCACCAAGGACTACCTCCAGTCCTGTAAAGAGCTGGATGTCACCGGCGATATTGACCGGGCTGTCAGTGACCTCACTTCTCTGCAAACTTCCATCCTTAAAGTGCGGCAGCAGCTGGTCACCGTCCAGGAACACCTGGCCGCTGTCAAAACAAAGACAGACCAAGCTTATGAGGCACTGAACCTGGACTCACTGCAGGATTCCCTGAACTCCCTGAACGATTCTCTCGGAAAGGCCATCGTCCGGCTCCAGTCCCTAAATCTGCCTGAACTGGACCCCCTTATTTCTGCTTTGCAGGAAATGCAAGCGAAACTTAATAATGGTCTGATTCCCCTCCTGAAAACCATCGCCGATTCACAGGAGTCAGTGGATGAGGTTCTGGAATCCCTGGATCAAGCCCTTACGAAATCCATCCAAACCCTGGATAAAGTGAATACCCAGATTAATACCGCTCTTGATTTTCTCAAAGTTGCCAAGGCGGACAACAGAAAGAAACAGGAAATCCTCTCGGATATGATAGATTCCCTTGCCAAGATGCAGCCCTACCTGGCTGATGAAAAGGTCCAGTTCAGCAACCTGCAGGAACAGATAAACAAGGGAAACCAAATAAGCAAGAGCAGCGCAGATATGATTAACCAGGACCTTCAAAAAATTTCCCAGCAGCTCACTGCCGCCATCACAGACTATAACAACGGGGCAAAGGAGGCCCTCGGTGACATGGCGGACGGCTTGTTCGCCTCTGCGGCAGAAGCTACCCAAATGATCCAGTCCGCCCAAGACCTGAGCAAACAGATCGCCGCCATGGTTCACACAGCCCAAAGCGGCGTGAAGCTGGCCTCCGGTTTATCAGCGGATTTAAACACACGGCTGCAGGAATTTAAGGATATTATCAACCTCCTCAGCGGAAAGCTGCAGGTAGTGAACAACCGCGATATTGCCCAGATTATTGCCCTCCTGCAAACCAATCCCGCCTTAATGGGCAGCTTAATGGCCGATCCTTTCGATTTGCGGACAGAATCCATTAACGCCATCCCCAACTACGGGTCCAGCATGGCGCCCATATATACCACACTGGCCCTCTGGGTGGGCTGCCTGATTTTGAATTCCATCCTAAAACCCCGGGTCGCCTCTTTCCCCGGTTCGGAAACCCTCACCCTTCGGGAACGTCACTTTGGGAAGATGCTGCTTTTTATCAGCCTGGCTGTGATTCAGGGACTGATCGCCGCCTTGGGGGATCTTTACCTCCTTCACATTTACACTGTGAATAAAGGGCTCTTTATCACCTTCTGTCTCGTATCCTCCCTGGTCTTCTCCATCATTACCTTTACCTTAATGAGCACCTTGGGTAATTTGGGTAAGGCCCTGGCCATTATCTACATGATCCTCCAGTTGGCAGGCAGCGGCGGAACCTATCCCATTCAGGTAGACCCCCTGATCTTCCGTATTCTCCAGCCCCTCTTTCCCTTTACCTACGCAGTAAACGGGCTGCGGGAAGCTGTTGCCGGCCCTCTGGTAAGCAGCGTGGTCCTGGACTTCATTCAGTTATTCCTATTTGCTGTCGTCTTTTTGCTGTTCGGTTATTTTGCCATTAAGCCCCTTCATAAGTACATTCATCGTTTTGAAGAAAAATTTAACGAATCCGGTATCGGAGAGTAG
- a CDS encoding MBL fold metallo-hydrolase — protein sequence MTQLKVTILVDNTVGAPLGLLGEWGLSMLLNFGDERILFDVGEQGSLITNSQLLRQDLQEIDRIVLSHGHYDHTGGLLKFLQFKGAVPIHAHPNIFAHHFAKGPEGQMNRYIGVPYGQKHMESLGAQFHWHREPFELRPGLWLSGEIPRVTFFEEVDAHLIELEGEKVVPARILDDLSLFYVTEKGLIILLGCAHAGLVNIVEHAKKVTKEPKVRAIIGGTHLGPAAPEQQRQTIDYLRGLDLECLAPNHCTGPVMQSKLAAEFPAVFRWAMAGSSLEF from the coding sequence TTGACACAACTCAAAGTAACGATTCTAGTCGATAATACAGTAGGCGCCCCCTTGGGATTATTGGGGGAGTGGGGTTTGTCCATGCTTTTAAATTTCGGGGATGAACGAATCTTGTTTGATGTGGGCGAGCAAGGCAGCCTTATCACCAATAGCCAGCTGTTGAGACAGGATTTGCAGGAAATTGACCGGATTGTTTTAAGTCATGGTCATTATGACCATACTGGCGGACTGTTAAAATTCCTTCAATTTAAAGGAGCCGTACCCATCCATGCTCATCCCAATATCTTTGCCCATCACTTTGCCAAAGGGCCTGAGGGGCAAATGAATCGCTATATTGGTGTTCCCTATGGTCAAAAACACATGGAAAGCCTGGGAGCTCAATTTCACTGGCACCGGGAACCCTTTGAGCTGCGGCCCGGACTCTGGCTAAGCGGCGAAATACCCAGAGTTACTTTCTTTGAAGAAGTGGATGCTCACTTGATTGAACTTGAAGGAGAAAAGGTTGTTCCGGCTAGAATTCTCGATGATCTCAGTCTTTTTTATGTGACTGAGAAAGGACTGATTATACTTTTGGGTTGTGCTCATGCGGGTCTCGTAAATATCGTGGAACATGCCAAAAAAGTGACCAAAGAACCAAAGGTGAGAGCCATTATTGGCGGCACCCATTTAGGACCGGCTGCACCGGAACAACAGAGGCAAACCATTGACTATTTGCGGGGCCTGGATCTGGAATGTTTAGCACCTAATCACTGCACCGGTCCGGTTATGCAAAGCAAACTGGCGGCAGAATTTCCCGCTGTCTTTCGTTGGGCAATGGCCGGGAGCAGTTTGGAGTTTTAA
- a CDS encoding YhgE/Pip domain-containing protein: MSKKVFQFLNKLKNGIRPIFLVFLHDIRAIARNPAALLIIIGLSVLPSLYAWINIYACWDPYANTGNLPVAIINNDEGAVFNGQAVNVGDSVIDALKENKSIGWSFIDDWQGNYGLNEGKYYALIEIPRNFSTGLISMATPTPQKPVLTYRVNEKLNAIASKITNVAKDNLVSNIQTNFVKTVSTEVMKILQKGAQEGNFNNSQIGKLESTLREAQDNITKTQAQITAANADALQLQTYLQNAGNAIPILADQIDNLQKVMTAGKSLVLSTQQTIQRISAELNTDLGQVQVLDNQNQALISVLKTMNGNTLNQDEIGILKQTIRLCSSTHALLQTDQKTLEALSESYDLTALTFLANSIRYLDRLVQDEYATLNKILPLVEKGSAKSEIDAALNALSGISSELSDQIQTVANTFYSQGSPALNTLVSNLSVQVDDTTDILEITKALLPQLNALAAFCNASSKLSVQQANQLAGLLTELQDNLTSLSGKIAYLTGMDIDRIMEIVQNHPGEVADFLASPIDIKEIDIYAGGTFGVGLTPFYTVLAIWVGALLACALLTVECKDKINGIPLNLKQRHLGKMLLFLSLSLIQSTIITLGDILILGIHPASFSLMLAFSVLSSLTFTIMLFTLVSVFGNVGKAIAVVIMVFQIAGAGGIYPIQTNPKIFGVLEPLWPFTYAINGFREAIAGPVWSSVHHNLLALSAFAGVFLLLGALKKPFHWLNHMMSHKFEEAEL; encoded by the coding sequence ATGAGTAAAAAAGTCTTTCAATTTTTAAACAAATTAAAAAATGGCATCCGCCCAATCTTTCTGGTCTTCCTTCACGATATCCGCGCCATCGCCCGCAACCCTGCTGCTCTGCTGATCATCATCGGGCTCAGTGTTCTGCCCTCTCTCTATGCCTGGATAAACATTTACGCCTGCTGGGATCCGTATGCCAACACGGGCAACCTGCCTGTGGCCATCATCAACAACGACGAGGGTGCCGTCTTTAACGGCCAAGCCGTCAATGTAGGGGACAGTGTTATCGATGCATTAAAAGAGAATAAGTCCATTGGCTGGAGCTTCATCGATGACTGGCAGGGAAATTACGGGCTGAATGAAGGCAAATATTATGCCCTGATTGAAATACCGCGGAATTTCTCCACAGGCCTGATCAGTATGGCTACCCCCACTCCCCAGAAGCCTGTCTTAACCTATCGTGTAAACGAAAAACTGAATGCCATCGCCTCCAAAATCACTAATGTCGCTAAGGACAATTTGGTCAGCAATATTCAGACCAACTTTGTAAAAACCGTCAGTACAGAGGTCATGAAAATTTTACAGAAGGGCGCTCAGGAAGGGAATTTTAACAATTCCCAAATAGGCAAGCTGGAATCCACCCTGAGGGAAGCTCAGGATAACATCACAAAAACCCAGGCCCAAATCACTGCTGCCAATGCCGATGCCCTGCAGCTGCAAACCTATCTGCAAAATGCCGGCAATGCCATTCCCATCCTGGCAGATCAGATTGACAATCTGCAGAAGGTCATGACAGCCGGGAAGTCCCTGGTTCTGAGCACACAGCAAACGATTCAGAGGATCTCAGCAGAGCTGAACACGGACCTGGGACAGGTTCAGGTGCTGGACAACCAAAACCAAGCCCTTATCTCCGTGCTCAAAACCATGAATGGCAACACCCTGAACCAGGACGAAATCGGCATCCTCAAACAGACCATCCGTCTTTGCTCCTCCACCCACGCCCTGCTGCAGACAGATCAGAAAACCTTAGAGGCCCTGTCGGAATCTTACGATCTCACCGCCCTGACCTTCCTGGCCAACAGCATCCGCTACCTGGACCGTTTGGTGCAAGATGAGTATGCAACTCTGAATAAAATTCTGCCCTTAGTTGAGAAGGGTTCGGCAAAGTCCGAGATTGATGCCGCCCTTAACGCCCTTTCCGGTATCAGCAGCGAGCTTTCAGACCAAATACAGACCGTTGCCAACACTTTTTACAGCCAAGGCTCTCCCGCCCTGAACACCCTGGTCTCCAACCTGTCCGTCCAAGTAGATGACACCACGGATATCCTGGAAATTACCAAAGCCCTGCTGCCCCAGCTCAATGCCCTGGCCGCATTCTGCAATGCCAGCAGCAAGCTGTCCGTTCAGCAAGCCAACCAACTGGCCGGACTGCTCACGGAGCTGCAGGATAACTTAACTTCCCTGAGCGGCAAAATTGCCTATCTGACCGGAATGGATATTGACCGGATCATGGAAATTGTTCAAAATCATCCTGGCGAGGTGGCCGATTTTCTCGCTTCTCCTATAGACATTAAGGAGATTGACATCTACGCAGGCGGCACCTTCGGCGTAGGCCTTACCCCCTTTTATACGGTTCTCGCCATTTGGGTCGGGGCCTTGTTGGCCTGTGCTCTGCTGACTGTGGAATGCAAAGACAAAATCAACGGCATCCCTCTTAACCTTAAGCAAAGGCATTTGGGAAAAATGCTGCTATTTTTATCCCTCTCCCTGATCCAATCCACCATTATCACCCTGGGGGATATTCTGATCTTAGGGATTCATCCCGCCAGCTTTTCACTGATGTTGGCCTTCAGTGTCCTGTCCTCCCTTACTTTTACCATTATGCTCTTCACCTTGGTTTCCGTTTTCGGCAATGTGGGGAAAGCCATCGCCGTGGTAATCATGGTCTTTCAAATTGCCGGTGCCGGAGGGATCTACCCCATCCAAACCAACCCCAAAATATTTGGGGTCCTGGAGCCCCTCTGGCCCTTCACTTATGCTATCAACGGTTTCCGTGAGGCCATTGCCGGCCCTGTCTGGAGCAGTGTGCACCATAATTTATTAGCCTTATCTGCCTTCGCCGGCGTATTCCTGCTCCTGGGAGCACTGAAAAAGCCGTTCCACTGGCTGAATCACATGATGTCGCATAAATTTGAGGAAGCAGAATTATAA
- a CDS encoding APC family permease yields the protein METNKLKKNSLGIVETAALSVGIMGPSASISVIVIMMASLAGYSSPFVLFFSMLCVGLVSVAVIKLNQHFPSSGSVYHFAEEILGKRAGFISGWLIVFTYLALGVSCAAVAASDLQSILAGFGINIHWELIIFAIAASVWYLAGRDAKVSTRLLLVLEIISMSILLALSVIIIIKATAATGLSLAPFTPVGNSSSSIATASLFGFLAFAGFEGASSLGEESKNPKKAIPVAVASAILISGIFYIIVAYAQVLGFGLTADGIKALAASDTPLADLASKYLSQGISLIIMLCVSLSFFASALGCVSAGARILFTMGRDGMLSKALHRTHSKHHTPYIGINIMAAVSMLIFAGCFRLKAINVGRYAATVGILALLLSYILAVVCAIVFFHRDKALTGVRLVLMILSLLILAALFFLNIYPVPEYPVNLLIYGIFVWLAVGLLLSMRVKTGLSK from the coding sequence ATGGAAACCAATAAACTCAAAAAAAACAGCCTGGGTATTGTTGAAACTGCGGCATTATCGGTGGGAATCATGGGACCGTCCGCTTCAATATCCGTTATAGTCATCATGATGGCCTCTTTAGCCGGCTATTCTTCACCGTTTGTTCTATTTTTCTCAATGCTTTGCGTCGGCCTGGTGTCGGTAGCTGTCATCAAGCTGAACCAGCATTTCCCTTCTTCCGGCTCGGTCTATCATTTTGCCGAAGAAATCTTGGGCAAAAGGGCAGGCTTTATCTCGGGCTGGCTGATCGTCTTTACCTATCTGGCGCTGGGCGTAAGCTGCGCCGCAGTAGCAGCCTCCGATTTGCAAAGCATACTGGCAGGCTTTGGTATTAATATCCACTGGGAGTTGATTATTTTTGCTATAGCGGCGTCCGTGTGGTATCTGGCCGGGAGGGATGCCAAGGTCAGCACACGGCTGCTGCTGGTTCTGGAAATAATCTCAATGAGCATTTTACTGGCTTTATCAGTCATAATCATTATAAAGGCGACGGCTGCCACAGGTTTGAGCCTGGCTCCCTTCACGCCGGTCGGCAACAGTTCTTCGTCAATCGCCACCGCGTCCTTATTCGGCTTTCTGGCCTTCGCAGGCTTTGAAGGCGCTTCAAGCCTGGGAGAGGAAAGCAAAAACCCAAAGAAAGCAATCCCTGTAGCTGTTGCCAGCGCAATCTTAATCTCGGGTATTTTTTACATCATCGTTGCCTATGCCCAGGTGTTGGGATTTGGTCTGACTGCTGACGGAATCAAGGCATTGGCGGCCAGTGACACGCCCCTTGCCGATCTGGCGTCAAAATACCTGTCACAGGGTATTTCCTTGATTATCATGCTGTGTGTGAGCCTATCGTTTTTTGCGTCGGCTCTGGGCTGTGTCAGCGCGGGGGCAAGAATTTTATTCACTATGGGCAGGGACGGAATGTTGAGCAAAGCACTGCACAGGACGCACAGCAAGCATCATACACCCTATATCGGCATTAATATCATGGCTGCTGTTTCCATGCTGATTTTCGCCGGCTGCTTCCGGTTAAAGGCTATTAATGTGGGAAGGTATGCGGCAACGGTTGGTATCCTCGCACTTTTGCTCTCCTATATACTGGCTGTGGTTTGTGCCATTGTATTCTTTCACAGGGATAAAGCCTTAACGGGTGTAAGGCTTGTGCTTATGATTTTGTCGCTCTTAATTTTAGCCGCCCTGTTCTTCCTCAATATTTACCCTGTACCTGAGTATCCCGTTAATTTGCTGATATATGGTATTTTTGTCTGGCTTGCTGTTGGCTTGCTTCTGAGTATGAGGGTTAAAACAGGCTTGAGCAAGTGA
- a CDS encoding helix-turn-helix domain-containing protein, with product MIKNESAYLKAVEKLKQDQEFIISEKKRFEEMGLNSEQIELAIQPLFSFHEQLKAEVEYYEKMKRGSFNPIYKFTDIGKTLIAYRIYLGMTQAELANRLGVSESQVSRDERHEYYGATTEKIETVMESMGMKATINIEIDGKLGT from the coding sequence ATGATTAAAAATGAATCAGCTTATCTAAAAGCTGTTGAAAAATTAAAACAAGATCAAGAATTTATTATAAGTGAAAAAAAACGTTTTGAAGAAATGGGATTAAACTCCGAACAAATTGAATTAGCAATACAACCTCTATTCTCATTCCATGAACAATTAAAAGCAGAGGTAGAATATTACGAAAAAATGAAACGTGGGTCATTTAATCCCATATATAAATTTACTGATATCGGAAAGACCCTTATTGCATATAGAATTTATTTAGGGATGACACAAGCTGAATTAGCTAATAGGCTAGGAGTTAGTGAGTCTCAAGTGTCTAGAGATGAAAGGCACGAATACTACGGAGCTACTACTGAGAAAATTGAAACGGTAATGGAATCTATGGGGATGAAAGCTACTATTAACATTGAGATTGATGGAAAATTAGGAACATAG